From Alphaproteobacteria bacterium, one genomic window encodes:
- the def gene encoding peptide deformylase, which translates to MAILPVVIAPDAVLKQVAKPVAEVTDEIRTLLGDMLDTMYNAHGIGLAANQVGVLHRCIVVDVEQETPHEPGNPIKMVNPEIVEASQELFSYQEGCLSFPQQFGDVDRPADITVKYLDEHGKAQTIQASGLLATCIQHEIDHINGINFVDHLSKLKREMIVKKLQKNKKRGDYDDIYTAHEHGEHVHTEFCNH; encoded by the coding sequence ATGGCAATTTTACCTGTAGTGATTGCACCCGATGCGGTGTTAAAACAAGTGGCAAAACCAGTTGCAGAGGTGACAGACGAAATTCGCACCCTGTTGGGCGACATGCTGGACACCATGTATAATGCCCACGGCATAGGTTTGGCCGCCAATCAGGTTGGTGTATTACACCGCTGTATTGTAGTTGATGTAGAACAAGAAACACCGCATGAGCCGGGAAATCCCATTAAAATGGTGAATCCGGAAATTGTAGAAGCCTCGCAAGAGCTTTTTAGCTATCAGGAAGGGTGTCTGTCTTTCCCGCAGCAATTTGGTGATGTGGATCGCCCCGCAGATATTACAGTGAAATATTTAGACGAGCATGGCAAAGCGCAAACTATTCAGGCCTCTGGCTTGCTTGCAACCTGCATTCAACATGAAATAGATCACATTAATGGTATAAATTTTGTAGATCATTTATCGAAGCTTAAGCGTGAAATGATCGTAAAAAAACTGCAAAAAAACAAAAAACGCGGCGATTATGACGATATCTATACTGCACATGAGCATGGTGAGCATGTTCATACCGAATTTTGTAATCACTGA
- the gltX gene encoding glutamate--tRNA ligase, giving the protein MTVVTRFAPSPTGYLHIGGARTALFNWLFAKHHNGKFLMRIEDTDRARSTQEAIDAIYDGMQWLGLHWDEEPVLQFSKTARHSEVAHQLVADGHAYYCYCSPEELEAMREDATAKKQPYKYDGRWRNRDASEAPEGVKPVVRIKAPLEGEVIVRDMVQGDVRFAADQLDDLIILRSDGTPTYMLAVVVDDHDMAVTHIIRGDDHLNNTARQMVIYNALGWDIPKFAHVPLIHGPDGAKLSKRHGALGIEAYRDMGYLPEALRNYLLRLGWSHGDDETISTEQAIQWFDTDGIGKSPSRLDFAKMENLNGHYIREADNARLTEMVIPFIESQTGHSVDALAKQRVSNGMEGLKQRAKTLIELADMAKIYVTPRPLMLDEKAQKILNADGGNSMVADILPLFESANDWTAETMQEIARQYAETKDTKLGKVAQPLRAGLSGRTISPSVFEMMEVLGRDESLARLKDVC; this is encoded by the coding sequence ATGACGGTTGTTACCCGTTTTGCCCCTTCGCCCACCGGATATTTACATATTGGTGGTGCGCGCACTGCCTTATTTAACTGGTTGTTTGCCAAACACCATAATGGCAAGTTTTTAATGCGAATCGAAGATACTGATCGTGCGCGTTCGACACAAGAAGCAATTGATGCAATTTATGATGGCATGCAATGGCTGGGGTTGCATTGGGATGAAGAACCTGTGCTGCAATTTTCCAAGACTGCACGTCACAGTGAAGTTGCCCACCAATTGGTTGCCGATGGTCATGCATATTATTGCTATTGCAGCCCCGAAGAATTAGAAGCCATGCGCGAAGATGCCACCGCTAAGAAGCAGCCCTATAAATATGATGGCCGTTGGCGCAACCGCGATGCATCCGAAGCGCCTGAGGGCGTGAAGCCAGTTGTGCGTATCAAAGCACCACTTGAAGGCGAAGTGATTGTGCGCGATATGGTGCAAGGAGATGTACGCTTTGCAGCAGACCAATTAGACGATTTAATTATTTTGCGCTCAGACGGCACCCCCACCTATATGTTGGCCGTGGTAGTGGATGACCACGACATGGCTGTTACACACATTATTCGCGGAGATGACCATCTGAACAACACCGCACGTCAGATGGTTATTTATAATGCACTTGGGTGGGATATTCCTAAATTCGCCCATGTGCCATTAATTCATGGCCCCGATGGCGCCAAACTATCCAAACGCCATGGTGCGCTGGGTATTGAAGCCTATCGCGATATGGGCTATCTACCTGAGGCGTTACGCAATTACCTGCTGCGCTTGGGTTGGTCGCATGGCGATGATGAAACCATCAGCACCGAACAGGCTATACAATGGTTTGATACCGATGGCATAGGCAAATCCCCTTCGCGATTAGATTTTGCAAAAATGGAAAATCTTAACGGGCATTACATTCGAGAAGCCGATAATGCTCGGTTGACAGAGATGGTAATTCCATTCATAGAATCACAAACTGGCCATTCAGTAGATGCACTAGCAAAACAGCGGGTTAGTAATGGCATGGAAGGCTTAAAACAGCGTGCCAAAACCTTGATTGAGTTGGCTGATATGGCAAAAATATATGTCACCCCTCGCCCTCTGATGCTTGATGAGAAAGCACAAAAAATTCTTAATGCCGATGGTGGAAATTCTATGGTGGCAGATATTTTGCCATTGTTTGAGTCTGCAAATGACTGGACAGCCGAAACCATGCAGGAAATTGCTCGGCAATACGCGGAAACCAAAGATACTAAATTAGGCAAGGTGGCTCAACCACTGCGCGCCGGATTAAGCGGGCGCACGATATCACCAAGCGTATTTGAAATGATGGAAGTGCTTGGCCGCGATGAATCCTTGGCACGTCTTAAAGATGTGTGCTGA